Proteins from a single region of Amycolatopsis sp. CA-230715:
- the radA gene encoding DNA repair protein RadA, producing MVKKGIGFRCGECGYEPAKWVGRCPECQAWGTIEERGDARPPIARVAAGAPSAPARPIAEVDVEAARARHTGVSELDRVLGGGLVPGAVVLLAGEPGVGKSTLLLEVAYQWAVGGTAGPSLYVTGEESAGQVRLRAERTGNLNRGMYLAAESDLSAVLGHVDAVKPGVLIVDSVQTMSSPQVDGAPGGVTQVRAVTAGLVALAKERGLPIVLVGHVTKDGSVAGPRVLEHLVDVVLQFEGDRHSTLRMLRGVKNRFGAADEIGCFELVEDGIVGVPDPSGLFMNTGADPVPGTAITVAVEGKRPLLGEVQALVSKSHMPQPRRAVSGLDSARVNMVLAVLEKRAEVKLSEMDVYAATVGGMKITEPAIDLALVLAVASSAEDVALSSKLVTVGEVGLAGEIRRVSGTGRRIAEAARLGFTHALVPPDSGKLPDGIRVLEVSNVGLALAAARKA from the coding sequence GTGGTCAAGAAGGGCATCGGCTTCCGCTGTGGCGAGTGCGGGTACGAACCCGCCAAGTGGGTTGGCCGCTGCCCGGAATGCCAGGCGTGGGGCACCATCGAGGAGCGCGGTGACGCTCGCCCGCCGATAGCCAGGGTCGCCGCGGGCGCGCCGAGCGCTCCCGCGCGCCCCATCGCGGAGGTCGACGTCGAAGCCGCGCGGGCGCGGCACACCGGCGTCTCCGAGTTGGATAGGGTGCTCGGCGGCGGGCTGGTCCCCGGCGCGGTGGTGCTGCTCGCGGGCGAACCGGGGGTCGGCAAGTCGACGCTTCTGCTGGAGGTCGCCTACCAGTGGGCGGTCGGCGGCACCGCGGGCCCGTCGTTGTACGTCACCGGCGAGGAGTCCGCTGGTCAGGTCCGGCTGCGCGCGGAGCGCACCGGGAACCTCAACCGCGGGATGTACCTCGCCGCGGAGAGCGATCTTTCCGCGGTGCTCGGCCACGTCGACGCGGTGAAACCGGGCGTGCTGATCGTCGACTCGGTGCAGACCATGTCCTCGCCGCAGGTGGACGGCGCGCCCGGCGGGGTCACCCAGGTCCGCGCGGTCACGGCGGGCCTGGTCGCGCTCGCGAAGGAGCGCGGCCTGCCGATCGTGCTCGTCGGGCACGTCACGAAGGACGGTTCGGTGGCGGGGCCGCGCGTGCTCGAACACCTCGTGGACGTCGTGCTGCAGTTCGAGGGTGATCGGCATTCCACGCTCCGGATGCTGCGCGGGGTGAAGAACCGGTTCGGCGCGGCGGACGAGATCGGCTGCTTCGAACTCGTCGAGGACGGCATCGTCGGGGTGCCCGACCCGTCCGGCCTGTTCATGAACACCGGCGCCGATCCGGTGCCGGGCACGGCGATAACCGTTGCGGTGGAAGGGAAACGCCCGCTGCTCGGCGAGGTGCAGGCGCTGGTGTCGAAATCGCACATGCCGCAGCCGCGGCGCGCGGTGAGCGGGCTGGATTCCGCGCGCGTCAACATGGTGCTGGCGGTGCTGGAGAAGCGCGCCGAGGTGAAGCTGAGCGAGATGGACGTCTACGCGGCCACGGTGGGCGGGATGAAGATCACCGAGCCGGCGATCGATCTCGCGCTGGTGCTCGCGGTCGCGTCCTCGGCGGAGGACGTCGCGCTGTCGTCGAAGCTCGTGACCGTCGGCGAAGTCGGGCTGGCGGGTGAGATCCGGCGGGTGTCCGGCACCGGCAGGCGGATCGCCGAAGCCGCCCGCCTCGGGTTCACGCACGCGCTGGTGCCGCCGGACTCCGGGAAGCTGCCGGACGGGATCCGGGTGCTCGAGGTGAGCAACGTCGGACTCGCGCTCGCCGCGGCAAGGAAGGCGTGA
- a CDS encoding RNA polymerase sigma factor, producing the protein MQPMTDASDPAVPVMGLDRPDLTSGDPAPVFGLLFDRHAAPLHRYLARRVGTETAHDLVGETFLTALRQRTAYCPDAGTFRAWLYGIATNLLRHHVRTEVRGLNATARLAGRDERVARGPDSHVPDAVDAQRKAALLAGALADLSEADRDTLLLVSWAGLEPAEAAEALGIPQGTVRSRLHRVRRQLRARAPKGGDLDD; encoded by the coding sequence ATGCAGCCGATGACCGACGCGTCCGATCCGGCGGTGCCGGTCATGGGGCTGGACCGGCCCGATCTGACCTCGGGAGACCCCGCGCCGGTCTTCGGCCTGCTCTTCGACCGGCACGCCGCGCCGTTGCACCGCTACCTCGCCCGGCGAGTCGGCACCGAGACCGCGCACGACCTGGTCGGCGAGACGTTCCTGACCGCGCTGCGCCAGCGCACGGCCTACTGCCCCGACGCCGGGACGTTCCGCGCGTGGCTCTACGGGATCGCCACCAACCTCCTCCGCCATCACGTCCGGACGGAAGTTCGCGGGCTGAACGCGACCGCACGGCTCGCGGGACGGGATGAGCGCGTGGCACGCGGGCCGGATTCGCACGTGCCCGACGCGGTCGACGCGCAGCGGAAGGCGGCCTTGCTCGCCGGCGCGCTCGCGGATCTCAGCGAAGCCGACCGCGACACCCTGCTCCTGGTTTCGTGGGCGGGGCTCGAACCCGCGGAAGCCGCCGAAGCACTCGGCATTCCCCAAGGGACGGTCAGATCGCGCCTGCACCGGGTACGACGGCAACTCCGCGCCAGGGCACCGAAGGGAGGTGACCTCGATGACTGA
- a CDS encoding C39 family peptidase — MRKLALVTAAVLAAGTLVLPAAATAAPAAVKTLNVDYQVQVTGYYCGPAATRIALSARTQNLPSQDDLAAQLGTTENGTDHISQVVTVLNNDLGTSWYETKEMPNDPPSPEQKDLLWNDIVKDIDNGYALVANIVAPPNNHPPGYPNETIYHYFTVIGYDTDARTVQIADPANFGGNQIYWLGFDQLASLIPPKGYAA, encoded by the coding sequence ATTCGGAAGCTCGCGTTGGTGACCGCTGCGGTACTGGCCGCGGGGACGTTGGTGCTGCCAGCCGCGGCGACCGCCGCTCCTGCCGCGGTGAAGACGCTGAACGTCGACTACCAGGTGCAGGTCACCGGGTACTACTGCGGCCCGGCCGCGACCAGGATCGCGTTGTCCGCGCGCACCCAGAACCTGCCGAGTCAGGACGATCTCGCGGCCCAGCTCGGCACCACCGAGAACGGCACCGACCACATCAGCCAGGTGGTGACCGTGCTCAACAACGACCTCGGGACGTCCTGGTACGAGACGAAGGAGATGCCGAACGACCCGCCGAGCCCCGAGCAGAAGGACCTGCTCTGGAACGACATCGTGAAGGACATCGACAACGGGTACGCGCTCGTCGCGAACATCGTGGCGCCGCCGAACAACCACCCGCCGGGCTACCCGAACGAGACGATCTACCACTACTTCACGGTGATCGGCTACGACACCGACGCCCGCACCGTCCAGATCGCCGACCCGGCGAACTTCGGCGGAAACCAGATCTACTGGCTCGGCTTCGACCAGCTCGCCTCCCTCATCCCCCCGAAGGGCTACGCCGCCTGA
- a CDS encoding TetR family transcriptional regulator has product MARDAQATRRKLLEAATAEFSAYGIAGARVDRIAAGAGCNKAMIYSYFGNKDQLFDAVFDAIVTGTVTEVPIDAADLPRYAGKLFDRYHAHPEALRLATWYALERGGREEPPAMLAKSTAHKVAAIREAQNDGTLPTRFDAEDLLTLVIHLSTTGSFELSAPKRDDALLARRRASIVAAVACLIAG; this is encoded by the coding sequence ATGGCCCGAGACGCGCAGGCAACCCGCCGGAAACTGCTCGAGGCGGCGACGGCGGAGTTCTCCGCGTACGGCATCGCCGGCGCCAGGGTCGACCGGATCGCGGCCGGCGCCGGCTGCAACAAGGCGATGATCTACTCGTACTTCGGCAACAAGGACCAGCTCTTCGACGCCGTTTTCGACGCGATCGTGACCGGCACCGTCACTGAGGTCCCGATCGACGCCGCCGACCTGCCCCGCTACGCGGGCAAGCTCTTCGACCGCTACCACGCGCATCCGGAAGCGCTGCGCCTCGCGACCTGGTACGCGCTCGAACGCGGCGGCCGCGAAGAGCCGCCCGCGATGCTGGCCAAGTCGACCGCGCACAAGGTCGCGGCGATCCGCGAAGCACAGAACGACGGCACCCTGCCCACCCGCTTCGACGCCGAGGACCTGCTGACCCTGGTGATCCACTTGTCGACGACCGGCAGCTTCGAGCTGTCGGCCCCGAAGCGGGACGACGCACTGCTGGCACGCAGGCGCGCGTCGATCGTGGCGGCCGTGGCGTGCCTGATCGCCGGCTGA
- a CDS encoding patatin-like phospholipase family protein, with protein sequence MNHPVVELIADRVATGSRPGARTDGERLALAIEGGSSRGTYSSGMTLAIEELGLLGCFDDVYGSSMGALNGAWLLCGRAGRGISTWWDPAVMRRVLNPWGPLHGRPVVDTDYLVHSVYSRLQPMDFPAILDNPVAFHPLGTDADTGESTDLHEFLEDEDTLKRSLRATASIPILAGRPIELGGRRFVDAGIAEPLPYRTALKQGATRVLMLRTRRADELPIRPPRLYDVVVPRFLQRHAPGAIDAWRAQYELEISDEDFLASWEGTVLTIRPPLDSPDVGLLEREPDLLKRAVMLGRDAARTALAA encoded by the coding sequence GTGAACCATCCCGTGGTCGAACTGATCGCCGATCGGGTGGCCACCGGCAGCAGGCCGGGCGCGCGCACGGACGGCGAGCGGCTCGCGCTGGCGATCGAGGGCGGCAGCAGCCGCGGCACCTATTCCAGCGGGATGACGCTCGCGATCGAGGAACTGGGCCTGCTCGGCTGCTTCGACGACGTCTACGGCTCGTCGATGGGCGCGCTGAACGGGGCGTGGCTGCTGTGCGGGCGCGCGGGCCGCGGCATCAGCACGTGGTGGGATCCGGCGGTGATGCGCCGGGTGCTGAACCCGTGGGGGCCGCTGCACGGGCGGCCGGTGGTCGACACCGACTACCTCGTGCACAGCGTCTACAGCAGGCTCCAGCCGATGGATTTCCCCGCCATACTGGACAATCCGGTCGCCTTCCATCCACTCGGGACGGACGCGGACACCGGCGAATCGACCGATCTGCACGAGTTCCTCGAAGACGAGGACACCCTGAAGCGGTCCTTGCGGGCGACGGCGTCCATCCCGATCCTCGCCGGGCGCCCGATCGAGCTGGGCGGCAGGCGGTTCGTCGACGCGGGTATCGCCGAGCCGCTGCCCTACCGGACGGCGCTGAAGCAGGGCGCCACCCGCGTGCTGATGTTGCGCACGCGCCGCGCGGACGAGCTCCCGATCCGCCCGCCGCGCCTGTACGACGTGGTGGTGCCGCGGTTCCTGCAGCGCCACGCGCCGGGCGCGATCGACGCGTGGCGCGCGCAGTACGAGCTGGAGATCTCCGACGAGGACTTTCTCGCGAGCTGGGAAGGTACCGTGCTGACGATCCGGCCGCCGCTGGATTCGCCGGATGTCGGCCTGCTCGAACGCGAGCCCGATCTGCTGAAGCGGGCGGTCATGCTCGGCAGGGACGCGGCGCGGACGGCGCTGGCGGCCTGA
- a CDS encoding TetR/AcrR family transcriptional regulator: protein MTSCAVCGRELPPAGRGRPQRYCSRACRARAYRERVAEKQREPGTEEAGQALTVDRIVAAAIALADRDGGAGLSMRRTAAELGVGAMSLYRYVPGKEELGELMIDEVFGRRPLPEPGPGGWRAKLELSTRQEWALYTEHPWLPQMFALTTRPPIAPKMMAYTDWRIRAVEGIGLDFATMVRIAIMLSTHTQSAALQLARETREAAPREQWMSAQGEKIKPALAALPMIARFGRDEFEASGPESIFEFGLQRLLDGVERLVPR from the coding sequence GTGACGAGCTGCGCCGTCTGCGGACGCGAGCTTCCCCCGGCGGGCCGGGGGCGGCCGCAGCGCTACTGCTCGCGCGCCTGCCGCGCGCGGGCGTATCGCGAACGCGTCGCCGAGAAGCAGCGCGAACCCGGCACAGAGGAGGCGGGGCAGGCACTGACCGTGGACCGGATCGTGGCCGCTGCGATCGCACTCGCCGATCGTGACGGCGGCGCCGGGCTGTCGATGCGGCGGACGGCGGCCGAGCTCGGCGTCGGCGCGATGTCGCTCTACCGGTACGTGCCGGGCAAGGAGGAGCTCGGCGAGCTGATGATCGACGAGGTGTTCGGCCGCAGACCGCTGCCGGAGCCCGGCCCCGGCGGCTGGCGCGCGAAGCTCGAACTCTCCACGCGCCAGGAGTGGGCGCTCTACACCGAGCACCCGTGGCTGCCGCAGATGTTCGCGCTCACCACAAGGCCGCCGATCGCGCCGAAGATGATGGCCTACACCGACTGGCGCATCCGCGCGGTCGAGGGCATCGGGCTCGACTTCGCCACCATGGTCAGGATCGCCATCATGCTCTCCACCCACACGCAGAGCGCCGCACTGCAATTAGCCCGCGAAACGCGCGAAGCCGCGCCCCGCGAGCAGTGGATGAGCGCGCAGGGCGAGAAGATCAAACCCGCGCTGGCCGCGCTGCCCATGATCGCCCGCTTCGGGCGCGACGAGTTCGAGGCGTCCGGGCCGGAGAGCATCTTCGAGTTCGGGCTCCAGCGCCTGCTCGACGGTGTCGAACGGCTCGTACCCCGCTGA
- a CDS encoding ABC transporter ATP-binding protein — MTRTSYLEQSPRGTAAQRGVVVRDLVKVYGAGDNAVTVLDGVTFAFRHRSVTAVMGPSGSGKSTLLHCAAGLDRPTSGSVSIDGTELTTVDEAALTRLRRDRLGFVFQSYNLVPTLTVRQNVTLPAELAGRRVAESAVEGVLARLGLGAHTDVRPASLSGGQQQRVAIARALLAEPAVIFADEPTGALDSRAAAEVLGLLRDAVDAAGRTIVMVTHDPVAASIADAVVFFADGRVVDTLTRPTADAVAARMARLGAPVGGVR; from the coding sequence ATGACTCGTACATCGTACTTAGAGCAGTCGCCGAGGGGGACCGCCGCCCAGCGCGGCGTCGTGGTGCGCGACCTCGTGAAGGTTTACGGGGCCGGGGACAACGCGGTCACCGTGCTGGACGGCGTCACGTTCGCCTTCCGCCACCGGTCCGTGACCGCCGTGATGGGTCCGTCCGGCTCCGGCAAGAGCACGCTGCTGCACTGCGCGGCCGGGCTCGACCGGCCGACCTCCGGCTCCGTGTCGATCGACGGCACCGAACTGACCACAGTGGACGAAGCAGCGCTCACCCGGCTGCGCCGCGACCGCCTCGGCTTCGTCTTCCAGTCCTACAACCTGGTGCCGACGCTGACCGTGCGGCAGAACGTCACGCTGCCCGCGGAACTGGCGGGTCGGCGCGTAGCGGAAAGCGCGGTGGAGGGCGTGCTCGCGCGACTCGGCCTCGGCGCACACACCGACGTGCGGCCCGCTTCGCTTTCCGGAGGCCAGCAACAGCGCGTCGCGATCGCCCGCGCGCTGCTCGCCGAGCCGGCGGTGATCTTCGCCGACGAGCCGACCGGCGCGCTCGACAGCCGCGCCGCGGCCGAAGTGCTCGGCCTGCTGCGGGATGCCGTCGACGCGGCGGGCCGCACGATCGTGATGGTCACGCACGATCCGGTGGCCGCGTCGATCGCCGACGCCGTGGTGTTCTTCGCCGACGGGCGAGTGGTGGACACCTTGACGCGGCCCACCGCGGACGCGGTCGCGGCGCGCATGGCGAGGCTCGGCGCGCCGGTCGGTGGTGTGCGGTGA
- a CDS encoding FtsX-like permease family protein has protein sequence MWRLALRTVRARLVSYVASAVVMVAGTALLTAFAALAETGISVPGAKSLAILAWILGGWTVVIVAFGVVSTAALVIQQRERELALLRSIGAAPAQLRRSIMAETLAVATPSVVVGVAPGLALGSFLLAKVIDAGVVRGPLALAVTWVTPVAGGAVALLAAAGAGFLAGRRASTVPPMLALAEASGAPSTVVTKGKVLAGLAFLVIGIGSGLGTLAMPDGPMLAAAAGPACIGVAIGLALLSPAVLALATGLAERVPAGVGRLALRNLGARAARATGVVGPMTLLVGISTGTLYMQGTEDAAIASGRESSGAEFAAANYLVVAMIIAFCAIAVANTLIAATRHRRREFGLLRLTASTRPQVLRMVAVESAVAAGVSVVLGTVSAAATTIPYSLVKIGSVLPRGPLWMYLAIVGGTALVALAATLPPTARATAVRPVVALAA, from the coding sequence ATGTGGCGTCTCGCCCTGCGCACGGTGCGGGCGCGGCTGGTGTCCTATGTGGCCTCGGCGGTGGTGATGGTCGCGGGCACCGCGCTGCTCACCGCCTTCGCGGCGCTCGCCGAGACCGGGATTTCGGTGCCAGGCGCGAAATCGCTGGCAATCCTCGCCTGGATCCTCGGCGGCTGGACCGTGGTGATCGTGGCGTTCGGCGTGGTGTCCACCGCCGCATTGGTGATCCAGCAACGGGAACGCGAACTCGCGCTGCTGCGGTCGATCGGCGCCGCGCCCGCGCAGCTGCGGCGGTCGATCATGGCCGAGACGCTGGCCGTCGCGACGCCCTCGGTCGTCGTCGGTGTGGCCCCCGGGTTGGCACTCGGGTCGTTCCTGCTCGCCAAGGTGATCGACGCGGGGGTGGTGCGCGGCCCGCTCGCGCTGGCGGTCACCTGGGTGACCCCGGTCGCGGGTGGCGCGGTGGCCCTGCTGGCCGCGGCGGGAGCCGGTTTCCTCGCGGGAAGGCGCGCTTCGACGGTGCCGCCGATGCTCGCGCTCGCCGAGGCGTCCGGTGCACCGTCCACAGTGGTCACTAAGGGAAAAGTGCTGGCAGGGCTCGCGTTCCTGGTCATCGGGATCGGCTCGGGGCTCGGCACGCTCGCCATGCCGGACGGCCCGATGCTCGCCGCGGCGGCGGGACCGGCGTGCATCGGGGTCGCGATCGGACTCGCGCTGCTGAGCCCCGCGGTGCTGGCGTTGGCGACGGGGCTGGCGGAGCGGGTGCCAGCCGGGGTCGGCAGGCTCGCGCTGCGCAACCTCGGCGCGCGTGCGGCGCGGGCGACCGGTGTCGTGGGCCCGATGACGCTGCTCGTGGGGATCTCGACGGGCACGCTCTACATGCAGGGCACCGAGGATGCCGCGATCGCCAGCGGTCGTGAAAGCTCCGGCGCCGAGTTCGCGGCGGCCAACTACCTCGTGGTCGCGATGATCATCGCGTTCTGCGCGATCGCGGTGGCCAACACGCTGATCGCCGCGACCAGACACCGGCGCCGCGAGTTCGGCCTGCTGCGGCTCACCGCGTCGACGCGGCCGCAGGTGCTGCGGATGGTCGCGGTGGAAAGCGCGGTCGCCGCCGGGGTCTCCGTGGTGCTCGGCACGGTGTCCGCCGCCGCGACCACGATCCCGTACAGCCTGGTCAAGATCGGTTCGGTGCTGCCGCGGGGTCCACTGTGGATGTACCTCGCGATCGTCGGCGGAACGGCACTGGTGGCGCTGGCCGCGACGCTGCCGCCGACCGCACGAGCGACCGCGGTGCGGCCGGTCGTCGCGCTGGCCGCGTGA
- the otsB gene encoding trehalose-phosphatase translates to MTAEALPAELRRAIVQIARTPRLLVACDYDGTLAPITSNPDEARPLPESVGALRALAGLHETTTAVISGRALRDLATLSRLPSEVHLVGSHGSEFDIGFVHALDAKARELHRKLESELEQLVLDVPGVSLEVKPASIAVHVRRAEHDAGRRVLASVHSGPSTWEGVSTTDGKEVVELAVVQTDKGRALDTLRHQAGATATIFLGDDVTDEKAFARLSGPDMGVKVGDGETLATFRVPDTIDVATVLAFILEERRAWLYGEQAPPIERISLLANERSVALVTPDAKLTWLCHPGPDAPAVFADLLGGPGAGHFSIKPHRNGLPLGQRYLPNTMTVETRWSRLLVTDYLEPESPSHRTDLVRVVSGQAAAEVVFAPRPEFGGVPVRLVQEDDGLRVLGTSEPFVLRAPGVAWEITSDGMHDTATALVQPEPEQPVVLELRCGTTDLGTHELSEVDRRARAGAYWSTWAATLKMPSVEPDLVGRSALTLRGLVNFDTGGVLAAATTSLPEEIGGVRNWDYRYCWIRDAAMTVRELVHLGSLEEAEGYLSWLHKVLASLAGPERLHPLYTLAGTQIGAEAVIESLPGYAGSRPVRVGNLANHQVQLDVFGPVVELVVTLAGARGELRDQDWQMVRAMAEAVTRRWFEPDHGIWEERHVPRHRVYSRVMCWVTIDRAIKLGEVYDRDIPAGWHELREAIKADVLEHGWNEEVSAFTTAYDGTDLDAASLFVGLTGLIDPSDERFQNTVTAIEAELRSGSTVYRYRRDDGLPGGEGGFHICAAWLVEAYLLTGRRTEAEELFEQLVDASGPTGLLPEQYDPVAERSLGNHPQAYSHIGLIRCANLLAQQ, encoded by the coding sequence TTGACCGCCGAGGCACTGCCCGCCGAGCTGCGCCGCGCGATCGTCCAGATCGCCCGCACGCCCCGCCTGCTGGTCGCCTGCGACTACGACGGCACGCTGGCTCCGATCACGTCCAATCCGGACGAAGCACGGCCACTGCCCGAATCCGTCGGTGCGTTGCGCGCGCTTGCCGGGTTGCACGAGACGACGACCGCCGTGATCTCGGGGCGCGCGCTGCGCGACCTCGCGACGCTGTCCCGCCTGCCGTCCGAAGTGCACCTGGTCGGCAGCCACGGATCCGAGTTCGACATCGGTTTCGTGCACGCGCTGGACGCGAAAGCCCGTGAGCTGCACAGAAAGCTGGAGAGCGAGCTGGAGCAGCTCGTGCTCGACGTGCCAGGCGTCTCGCTCGAGGTGAAGCCGGCCAGCATCGCCGTGCACGTGCGGAGAGCCGAGCACGACGCGGGCCGCCGCGTGCTCGCGTCCGTCCACAGCGGACCGTCCACATGGGAGGGCGTGTCCACAACGGACGGCAAGGAGGTGGTCGAGCTCGCGGTGGTCCAGACCGACAAGGGCCGCGCGCTCGACACCCTGCGGCACCAGGCGGGCGCGACCGCGACGATCTTCCTCGGCGACGACGTCACCGACGAGAAGGCCTTCGCCAGGCTGTCCGGACCTGACATGGGCGTGAAGGTCGGCGACGGCGAAACGCTCGCGACCTTCCGCGTGCCGGACACCATCGACGTCGCGACGGTGCTCGCGTTCATCCTCGAAGAGCGGCGCGCGTGGCTCTACGGCGAGCAGGCGCCGCCCATCGAACGCATCTCGCTGCTCGCGAACGAGCGGTCGGTCGCGCTGGTCACGCCGGACGCGAAGCTGACCTGGCTGTGCCACCCGGGGCCCGACGCGCCCGCGGTGTTCGCGGACCTGCTCGGCGGGCCCGGCGCCGGGCACTTCTCGATCAAACCGCACCGCAACGGGCTCCCCCTCGGCCAGCGGTACCTGCCGAACACGATGACGGTGGAGACGCGCTGGTCGCGCCTGCTCGTCACGGACTACCTCGAACCGGAAAGCCCGTCGCACCGCACCGATCTGGTCCGGGTGGTCTCCGGGCAGGCCGCCGCCGAGGTCGTTTTCGCGCCCCGCCCCGAGTTCGGCGGTGTGCCGGTGCGGCTCGTGCAGGAGGACGACGGGCTGCGGGTGCTCGGCACCTCGGAGCCGTTCGTGCTGCGCGCACCGGGCGTCGCGTGGGAGATCACCTCCGACGGTATGCACGACACCGCGACCGCGCTCGTGCAGCCCGAGCCCGAACAGCCGGTAGTGCTCGAACTCCGGTGCGGCACAACGGATCTCGGCACACATGAACTGTCCGAAGTGGACCGCAGGGCGCGCGCGGGTGCGTACTGGAGCACCTGGGCGGCCACCCTGAAGATGCCGTCAGTCGAGCCGGACCTGGTCGGCCGTTCCGCGCTGACCCTGCGCGGGCTGGTCAACTTCGACACCGGTGGCGTGCTCGCCGCGGCCACCACGTCGTTGCCGGAGGAGATCGGCGGCGTCCGCAACTGGGACTACCGCTACTGCTGGATCCGCGACGCCGCGATGACCGTGCGGGAACTGGTCCACCTCGGTTCGCTCGAAGAGGCCGAGGGCTACCTGAGCTGGCTGCACAAGGTGCTCGCGTCGCTCGCGGGCCCGGAGCGGCTGCACCCGCTGTACACGCTCGCGGGCACCCAGATCGGCGCCGAGGCGGTCATCGAGTCGCTGCCAGGGTACGCGGGCTCGCGGCCGGTGCGGGTCGGCAACCTGGCGAACCACCAGGTGCAGCTCGACGTGTTCGGCCCGGTCGTGGAACTGGTGGTGACGCTGGCGGGTGCGCGCGGCGAACTGCGCGACCAGGACTGGCAGATGGTGCGCGCGATGGCAGAGGCCGTGACGCGGCGCTGGTTCGAGCCGGACCACGGCATCTGGGAGGAGCGGCACGTGCCGCGCCACCGGGTGTACTCGCGCGTGATGTGCTGGGTGACCATCGACAGGGCGATCAAGCTCGGCGAGGTCTACGACCGGGACATCCCGGCGGGCTGGCACGAACTGCGCGAGGCGATCAAGGCCGACGTGCTCGAACACGGCTGGAACGAAGAGGTTTCCGCGTTCACCACCGCCTACGACGGCACCGATCTGGACGCGGCGTCGCTGTTCGTCGGGCTCACCGGGCTGATCGACCCGAGCGACGAACGCTTCCAGAACACGGTCACCGCGATCGAGGCGGAGCTGCGCAGCGGGTCCACTGTGTACCGTTACCGCCGCGACGACGGGCTGCCCGGCGGCGAAGGCGGCTTCCACATCTGCGCCGCGTGGCTGGTCGAGGCCTACCTGCTGACCGGCCGCCGCACCGAGGCGGAGGAACTGTTCGAACAGCTCGTGGACGCTTCGGGGCCGACGGGCCTGCTGCCGGAGCAGTACGACCCGGTCGCCGAGCGCTCGCTGGGCAACCACCCGCAGGCCTATTCACACATCGGTCTCATCCGCTGCGCGAACCTGCTGGCACAGCAGTGA